CTACCACTGTGTGGGCCAGCTTTTCCCTGATGCTTGTTTAATATAACTGCTCATAGAATTTCTGTACAACATTTGACCAGGGGCACGCCCGGGGAGAACTGAAATAGCCCCTGATCAAAAGGGAGAAATTTTTACAGCGTTTTCATCAAATGCAGCAACAAGGTCACAGCATCTTTTGGGCATGCCTCCTTGGCTGGAGGAAATCAGAAGCAGTTTTCTGCACAACAGCAAGCCCCTTGCAGCAGGTTCTTCCTTCTCGATTAATTTTATCTATTCTTTATCAAATACTCTTCCGTCAATAGTGAGTATATTAGGACACAATCTTCAGTTATCACTGGAAGTTAGTTGCTCTGTGATAGATTTCAAATCTCTCTCTAGTTCTTGGCAGACACGCCCACTGTGTGCATTTTATTAGATACCTTGTTATTAGTCATGAGCAAAATTGTCTTGTCAATTTTTGTACTATCTATTGAGCCAACACTTGAATTTAGATACCTTGTTATTAGTCATGAGTAAAATTGTCTCGTCAATTTTTGTACTATCTATTGAGCCAACACTTGAATTTAGTATCCACCCCCAATAAGTCCATCTACTCCACACTATTAATGCCTATTGAAGATACAATTGTATATTCTATCCCTGACTTGAAGCAGGATCAGTGTATTCACAGTGTTATTATGAGATGGTTTCTACTTAACAGTTTGCAAGCATTTCATATGCTGTAATCTTTGTGTTGTATTTTTTAGTAATTGCCACATATGggtagcaattttttttttaatttttttgtggtcattttGGCTTTGTTCTGAAGTTCAATTACTTTTTCCATACCCTTTCTACAAAAATTGTGCAGTTCAATTCTCAAAGCTCATTGATCTCTCCTCAAGTCAGTATAGGGCTAGGATCACAAATGCCAGGTCTTAACAATGTATCTGGCTTGGCTCTGCAACAACAACTGGGTTCCATCCATCAACGGTTCAGTCAGCAATATTTTGCTCTTTCAGGTCCAAGAGATTCTGCTACATAGCTTTTATTTGCAACAATACAGAGTACCATCAAATATTGGGATCAGCTTGACTCAGAATTAGAGTTTCTGAATCATTTAAGACATGTAATGGCTCCAATTTCTGGAATTTAGCCTCTTGTCTTTTTCGGCTTTTAGCTCTGGAAGGAAGGGCCTGCTTTGCAGCCATTGGGTCATGAGCATTCATACTTGCTACCTGTATACTGTTGCTGGTCTGCATGGTTGTGCATGGAGCTTTATTATTCAATTTAGAAACTCAATTTGAATATTTCCAAATGGCTAGGATTGCATGGAGGCAGCCTAACACAGTTTTGAATACTTCTTCCTTGAAAGGACGTAACAAGAAAAAACAGTAGATGGAATCGACTGTGTTTTTGTTATCcatacatatataatattattgtTAGTCATATAAGTCTGCGATTCATTGCCCTTCTTcagtttactttctttttccccataaCCTGACTTATTGAATGAAGCCTTGTCACTTCAATTGTGAATCCCCAAAGCTACACAAACGGTACAGGTATACCTATTGTTTAATGCATAATTAGGATACTTGACCTAATTAACTTCATGTAATATACTTTGCCTCGGGAATTTTGGATTCCCAAGTTACATTTTTTGATCCAAACACTGATAATATGCCTGGCATCTTATATAAAACTCACAATTTTAGTTCATCCTTTTCAAAAGGTAATCTAACTCTTAAAACCCATCAATAGTCAAATGGTAAACCCATTTCTGTACTACAGCTTTAAATTATTGCtacattatatattttatttttcatcaaataattGATTGTGCATACAAAGACCTTAGGACTCTTCTTCATGGAGCAATTCTCTATCTTTATCTATTAAATACTCCAACCATCCACtgtttttttgtaattttgtttgtTTGGAAGGACTAACGTTTTCagcctttcttttgtttgtttgtgtggtGAGCCTTGTTCACTGGGACtcccttttttacttttatttaatgtcaaatatttcaaaacttcaAACATATAAATGAGTTTCTAAAATCATGTTTTCttaccttttattttctttgttttgcaaTGAAAGTCAAATGTTtgtatttgaacttttatttccTTATGTTGATGAAAAATCTCAGTAACTCTGGGTGTGAGGCcactttattttttcaactttGTTCTGCTAGAGTGCTTCAGCAAGGCTAGACTCCAATTGGAGTTATCTTAAGATCAGTTGTTGATGCGGTTtacttcaaaatattttcatcagcCTGTATTGCAAACCATAGTTATTTGATACCAGGCATGCATAATGCAGAAGTTGGCAAGGGGAAAATTCAGGAGCAGCTGGGAGCAGAATCTACCTGATTATTCAGGTGCTGATTCTGCTGTTAGGTCTGGAGTGGGCAAGAATACAATGAATGAGGATGATCTGATATTCCCACAAGCATCAGATGTAAGTTAATACATTTCAACATTGATGAAGCAGCTTTACTTGTCAATCTTCTGTTTCTCTTTTTCCTAGAAATgctctttttgtatttttcttataataTCAATGGATACtgtttgctttttctttatGATGTAAAGTCATGTGAAGCTTTGGTGTCAACTATTTAGAGAGTAATACTTCTCATCTGAAGCCATACACAATCTAATTTGAGCCATGTGGTTCTGCACTCTGCTAAGTGGTTAATCCAAGCATctggtttttcttattttatcatGCTGGACCACTGGTTTTGCCTCTGGTTTATCAATACATCAAAGTCATGTTGTCTGTCAGATTATCTACTGGCCACCAATTTATGGCTTTGCCCATGATGGCTTGCCTCCTGTATTTCTTGCTTATCTTCCCAATGCCCATGTGAAATGCTTGTGCTCTATCAAGCTATTGCATCACTGTTGAGGTTCAAATGCTTCTAGCTTCACGAGTCCTAAAATAGGacaatgatttttctttcacagaaaaacttgtttctagTGGACCTTATGCAACTGTAGTATAGTTTTGACCATGTGATACTTCAAAAGATACTACCGTGAATCGCTTGTTCATAACAATCTTGTGCCATGGACCCAAGTTCCAATTTGGTATTTGGGCTGTACGAGGTGAAATTGCTAACATCAATGGTGCAGTGCCTTATaatgtattttgttttttgataaCACAGTACAATATATGCTTGAGTGCTGGGACCCTTATCACAAAAGTCTTGACTTTATTTAGCATTAGTTATTTAGCTGTAGATGGATCCGATCCAATCATACATATTCCTGGCGTAATTTGTGTAATAGGATCAATACTTAGGACCTTAGATTTATATGATGCGAGTATTATATCagagaattttgtttttctcatGTAATAGAATTAATACTTAGGACCTTAGATTCATATGATGCAGGAATTATATCAGagaattttgttttctcttaaTGGCATCTAATCTTTTGGATTTGTTGGTTTGTTTTTATGGTCGAAATTGTTATTCACTTTATTTTATTGCTACTGAAGTCAGAATCCTGATCGAGTTGACTATGCTTGAACTTAAGTGCTTCCTGATATAACATAAATGTATAATTTCAAACTGAATGATTAGTGAAATGACATGATAAATTAGGTGGGGACTCTGGTTGGTCAGTTTAAGTGCAGACTTGTGACTTAGCATTGGGTGGCAGGGGTTCATGACTAGTGGGCTTGAACTATAACCAGGCAAACATTAGTAAGCCAACCATGAATTCCTAAAACATAGAGGAAAACATCTGAGTGATGAGGGTAATGTTAAATCTTTCTGAGGAGAATTCTTACCTGGCTGTTGCTCGCCTCTTGGTACTATATCAGATGGTTTCATATGTAGAGAGTCTAAGTGATTGTTAACTGTAGTAAGATTGGTCTGATGTTGGCTAGTTCTCTTGATTAAGTGTTTCTGATGTTTCTTGATCTTCATACATGTGCTAACTCCTGGTGCATTTTGTGAATGCTTCAACAGTATCACCTAAACGCAACCAACGTCTATGTGCATCTAATGTATATGCTTACATGCTTGCGTAAGTTTTGGTGCTAAAGATGGTGTGAACATAGGTTCTTGTGTCTGTTTTATGCCACAGGCTGGATTAGTGGGCTCTTTTGCAGAGCCTGCTCAGCTTCTTAGAGATACTGACCTATCCCCTGGGCAACCTTATCAGCCTACTCAACCTTCTCGAAACCTGGGATTTATTGGGCGAAGCAGTAGCTCTGACCTTGGTGCTGTTGGTGATAATTTTGGTTCCTCAAGTTTGAGTCATGGAGGCCATCGTGATCGGATATACAATCAGGCAATGCTTGAGGCTGCGTTTTATAATCTTCCTCAACCAAAGGACTCAGACAGGGCAAGTAGTTATATACCTGTGTTATACAGTTTTATGTTACGTTTTGCTTATAAAAGTAATAGTAATTCTAGTATATGCTCATACAATGATCTGATGTTTGTCTACTACAGAGGCGTCCTGTTGACAGGTCGGTAGCTTTCCTCAAGTACAAGCACCCATCGTGAAGACAAAAGCTTTTTGGGAATGATTAGGCAGGGACCCTTGTTCTGTGGATAcccttttctttgcattttactATCAACAGGTATCTCCTTATATGGATGACATGTTTTTTGACACCTTACATGTGCATGCCCTAGAATGAGTGCCTTCTAGAGTCTTCCTCTTCCCTAAGGTAACACTTTCTCTGATTCACTCAATTGTATCATGCTGAAATGGTGAACATGTCAATCATCGTGCAGGTTCCAGTGGATCTTGTTATCGACCACTCTGttcatgttgatgtggcaaGGTCAGAAAGTGTCTTGTTTTGATTCTGAATAGGCATTCTGTCATATACGCGAATGCCTGCTCATTTTGATTCTGAATAGCACATGAAAATACTAATATTGGAATTGGTGATTACATTCCTTTCACCAAAAATGTGCTTTATCGTTTCTGGAGAGAGCATGATATGTACCAATGAGCAGCTTCTTCCTAATAAATTAGTGTATGTAATATTCCTGCGAAACGGACAGATAGGACTTTCCTTTAAACCGAAAATGGGTGATGCACTTCTTTTTTGGAGTATGAAACCTGATGGTTCTCTGGATAAATCCAGTTTGCATGGTTAGTTGTGCTCTCTATTCAGCTGTTATGTGTACTTGGTCATGCCTAGAGTTCATAATATGATAGCATGTCAAAGTCTGTACAATTTTACTAAAATTATATGTCGATCTTGTAAATGAGTTATCGAATTTATTCTCTAGTTTCTGTCACCATTTACTTAGCCATTCTGATTCATGTCAGGTGGTTGCCCTGTTATTAAGGGGAACAAACAGTCATCTACTAAGTGGTTGCGTGTGCATGAGTACAAAGTTTGAGATACTGAGCAGAAGGTAAATTTTTTTCTGCTGGGAACAGATGATTAGGATACAAATGCTGTGTTTCAGTATAACTGTCATTTTCAATGTGAAGTGGTTCATGGTCGTGTTTCCTTGCAGTAGCAATCATTAGCAATATATGATTTAGTGATAGTTTCTCTAAGTGTCTCACCCTGGACGTTAGTAAGGTAATAGAAATTTCATTACTAGTGTCTAACCATCTGTTAATTGCATGATGGATGAAATATTTCTGGTCTCTCTTGCGCTATTTTACACCTATGTGACTTTATTTAATGAAGACAGATATCAGGCTACGTCAGTTTATAGCTGATGTTATGTTCAGTTCTAGGTTGAATGAGTCCAATATGTTTACTGTCTGGAAGGTGTAAAGTTTGCTGAGGTTGTCCTTATACATTTAGGAATGTTCAGAAATGGTTCGGGTAACCGTTGGCTGGATAAGTTCATTCATTTAGTATGTTGGTCATGCTACAGATAAGGAAGATTTCCTGATTAGATGTACTTTCAGTTCAGTAAATATAGCACCAAGTAAAACTGAACTATCGGTCTCTTGATTTTCCTTCCTGAAATTACCTAGATTTTAAATATCAGTGCCGATTGTTGCCGTAACTACTCCATCTTGCACCTGCCTTTGTTTGCAGGTCCAAAAGTTCGTAAATTCCTACTGCTGTAACATGTCTGAATTCTCAGGTGAAGGCCCCATCTTCCGGGTCTCATGTCCACCTTTCACGTCAGCAACCAGCATGCCAGTACACGTGAATATGGGACTCCACCACCTCAATAATGAAtttcatgctctctctctctctaaatgcGTTTGTCTTTATAGCTTTGAAAGAGATCCTCTCTTAGGCGAAATTCTACACCACCATCTTACACTAGAAAGAGGCAAACTGCTTGAGTAGATCACATTTCGGGACACAGTTGAAAAATCTTGCAGATTTCTAAAATCCAAATCATTTGTCCGATGAAAACCGAACCCAAAGCTTTTTGAACAGAATGAGAGGCCAACAATGGTTTGTCCACATATCATGAACGCCATCGCAGACCTTGCAATGTTAATTTATCTGCCGCCCACAGAGTTAGAATGATAATCATCCAAGGACGCAGAAATCGTCCCATTTATTCCCCCAATTTATTCCCATAACAGCTGGAGGAAGAACTCTCCGACATAGAGATTTACTCCAGCCATGTTGACCGGATGGGATGGAAATGCTAGGAACACCGAGAAGAGCCGGCTGTTGAACCTGCCTGGTCGCTCAATGTCTACCTCCAATCAAGTTCCTGATGACGTACAGCAGGATGCCCCCATGATCGAAATAGGCCAGCTCAACCTACATATGGAAGCCACCGAAACTTAGCAAGGAGATGAAAAGATGATGAATCTTCCAAGGATATACAGAAGTGACAGATCAATATCGTTACCTCTCTGTTAAACCGTATTGTGCACACAAATGACTTGCCATCATCTCAGGGCTCCATTCTCTCGGCGCACTTCTTCCTAAATCGCGCTCTCTCCCGACGGCCGATTTCGCTCGCCTCTCTCCGTCCCCCGACTCGCGACCGAGAAGCAATCATATGTTCGCATCTTTGTTTTGGGGGAGAAAGCTTGACCTAAATCTGCGATAAGAAGTTCACTGGTTTATTGCTTCTGATTCTAAGCGCAGCAACGCGAGAAGTGAAACtgcggctctctctctctctacccttgtCCGGTTTTTCCGTTCTTGGCAAATTCGAAGATGAGCCCACTTCTGGATACATGATCTTAGGCCGACCCGTCAAGTCGAAGCCCGACGTAATCTCGCTGCTTCGGTCCACCGAGCTGTTGAATCGCTTGTGTCTGGGGGGTTTCAAGATTTTCCGGGGGGGCAATCGCCTGTTCCGTCATTGCAGACTTCCAGGTGAGAAGAAATGTGCCCACAATAATCACCCCAACACCGAACCGCCTCCTTTGTCCTCTCTCGGTATGTCGTCATCCCTTCTCTGCTTTCGTTTTTTCCCTCGTCGTTTGGTTTCAGGAAGTCATGGGGATGTTACaagtaaaagaaaggaatcGGGCCGTGAGGTTTCACCTGAATTGTGAGAGATTAACGCGGGAGTGGTCGACCCCACGTCCCGTATATGGCGAACGGTATGATTTTTGAATGAAAGCGGGTTCGCATGAGCTATGAGCGTTGGTGGGGAACGAGCAAGAAAGTGGGTTTTGctgaaaattttgatcttgttGAAGTTGGACAAGTTGGGAGTCACGGCATTTCTGTTTGTTGAAAGCTAGTTAATCTTAGATGCTGTTTGTCAAGAAAAATTATAGGAAGAGTAGACACTGAACTAATGTGACTCTTTCGATGAACTAAACACATGGGGAAAGCAGATATTACTTGAGATCTCTTGGAATAGTTGGTGGGTGTATCTAGATTCATGAACACCCTGGAATTGAATTAAATGGTTGCATTTCTTTTATTGATAAGCGTTTTCTGCTCCTCTGCTCATGCTTTGTATCTGACTTTAGTgtccattttcttgttttctcattctctttttggTTTTGCCGTAAAGGGAATTAGTCAAATTGCTTGTTAACTTTTCGTCAAGCACATGAACAAATGGCTCTCACTTTTCACTTGTTACATCTTTCCTTTAAAATGTGTGtaatctcatcaatttttttgtcctttgcCTCTTTGTAAGACATATTTTCTTCCAACTGCTTCTCTATTCAGACTTTCGCATTTTTAAGCCTAGGGTAAAATGCACTAAAGGTGACTCAATTTTTGACAGTTTTTTTCATTAGCCTGGCacaaactttttacttgttgaAAATTTGAGGTAGTTGTCTATgtggtttattttaatattgtttTAGTCTTAATTGATGTGGCTTATTAAATATGCAGCGATACAATTGCAGCATCACATAGTATCTATTGAATACTAGATTTCTCATCATTTGTTCCTAGCCATTTTGCTGCCTTGCAGCTATTATAGTGAAAGATGTTGATTTTATgccatttcattttctatatTCTTCTTATCATTAAAGTGCAAAATCTAGGGGATTGAGAACGTCATCATGTGCACATTGGATGCTGTGCTAAGGAAGAAAGCTTTTGATGTACTGGAAAGGGTTAGTGTTTTTGACTTAAGATGTCTGCTCTTGCATCACTAAACAGCAAGTGTCGCTCAAGAGGAAATTAAAGCAGCGGAATAGCTTTTGACGCATAGGTAAGGGGTTTTGGCTCCAAATTGCCGAACTCATTATATGCCGATATATGCTAATTTGCCTACAGATCTTGAGGCAAAGATATATGAACCCACGCCGAAAGGTGCTGGTAAGGTGGTCCTTGCGACAAATAGTTTTAAGGttgtatttttaattgattcgTGCGAGCATATGTGGATACAGAATGTGGACATGGCTCCCAACGTTTCACTAGGACAAAATGTCCGGATGAGGATAAAGcaattctctttgatgaataaGTTCAAGAAGAAAGTTCTCAGAGTGAGTCCTTGAACATTGCCTTGTTGATTTCATTGCTGCTCTTAGTGCAAAGTTAAACTCGAATTGTGTTTCCCACATTGTTAATGTAGGTAGTAGTAGACAATTTGCCTGATGAGCAAGTGGATCATATGAAAGAGCTGTTTGACGTGATGGACACCAATAAAAATGGAGATCTGACATTTGAAGAGTTGAAACATGGCCTGCACAAATATGGACAGCAAGTTGCTGATCCTGATGTGCAGATGCTGATGGATGCAGTAAGATCACCTATTCAACAGCTTAGCACATTTTGTTTTGGACAtggtttatgttttcttcttccatgttGATGCATTGTATGCTGTGAAGTGCATGATTTTGCTTAAATTGCAAGGCATTTGGAAGATTAAGGATGGATTACATAATacagaaatatatttttcatcagttagtcaaagatttgatcatgagGTTGTGTCACCATTTCACATAATTGATAGAACTTCTTGTAAAATCAAGTGGGTTTCTAATAATTTGATGAGTCACGGTTTCTTGTATTAGCATTTAAAAATAGAACTCCATTTTATATGAGAACAGGCTGATGAAGATGGAAGCGGAACACTGAACTTGAAGGAGTTTGTGACTATGTCAGTCCACTTGAGAAGGATTGGCAACGATGACCACCTTACTCGAGCTTTTGAATTCTTTGACAAGAATTGAAGCGGATATATTGAATTCGATGAGTTGAAAGAAGCTTTGATAGATGACAATCTTGGTCCgaacaatgaaaaatttattgaagACATCATTTTCGATGCTGATCTAGATAAGGTAATACATAACCAGAACAACCTGCAATTTGGAATCTGTGTATATCTTGTTCATATACGAAATAGAGTGCTCATTCTGTGATGGATGTATTCCAGGATGGTCGAATCAGTTATGATGAATTCAAGGCCATGATGAAAACGGTCATGGACTGGAAAATGGCTTCATGCCAGTAGTCGAGAGCGATGCTGAACACGGTTAGCCAGAAGATGTTCAAAAACAAACCTTCTTCTCTCAGAGGCTAAAAGATGTTCCACCCATGGCTTCTTAATCTGATCCAGATGAACCATGGAGAAACAAAATCGAAGTCTCATCAAAGGGTATTTGGGAAGGAGGCATTATACAAAATCATTGCATTGGTTTGCTACTGCAGGGACATAAATGCTGTGGTTATATTATTTAGCATGCGCCGTTTCGCTGTAATTAGAGCTGCCTTTTGTTCATGCTAGACTTTTGAACAACTGCTTTGCCTTTCCTATATGAACTACAGATCCTGATTGACCTAAGAATGACAAGGCAACTATTCTTACGGACACAATCCAGGTGCTGAAGGATTTAACCGCGGAAGTTAACAAATTGAAAGCTGAATGTACAGCTCTTATTGAAGAATCTCGTGAGGTGATTTTATCTTCATCCAGTATCCTGAGGTTCTAATGTCCATTGTTTGCATTGATGCTAATAGTAACTTTGCATCACAACCAGCTGATGCAGGAGAAGAATGAGCTCACAGAAGAGAAATCATCTTTAAAATCTGAAGTTGAAAATCTTAATGTCCAGTACCAGCAAAGGATGAGGGTTATGTACCCTTGGGCTGCCATGGATCCATCCGTCGTCATGGGTCCAGCCTACTCATATCCAGTTCCAATACCCGTCACTCCAGGTCCAATACCCATGCACTCACAACTTCagcctttccctttctttggaaATCAGAATGCAAGTGCTATTCCCGCTCCGTGTTCTACCTTTATCCCAAATTCAATGCCTGCCAATCCCACATTTGAACAGCAGTCAACCCAATATGCTTCCAGTTCTCACGtgtcaaataaaaaagactCCAAAAGCAGGTCTTCAGATCATCAAAGGGGCAGCATTGCAGAGCAAGACGAAGATTCAAATGGCATGGCAACAGACCTTGAACTTAAGATGCCTGGAACATCATCACagcaggtttttttttttatattctgaaCCAGAGCTAGATCTACTCTGTAAATTGGCACAATATGCATAACAGTATATATTATGCAGGACTTGACGTCCGGAGAAAAGAAGGGCAAGCAGACCCAGAGGAAGGAGATTAGTATTTTACTGATGGGAGCTCGTCAAGCAAGCTTTCCTCATCTCAGGCTTTTCCAGATAGTTCCTCCAATAGTGTTAGTGACAACCCAAAGTCCAGTAGATGAAGAGTTAAGTCCAGAAAATCTTAATGccacaattttctttccttttacaGGCCTAACTCATTTTCTAGTCCTTTCGTAGTTTGTACCCTAGTTAACCGAGGCTGGTCAGTTGTATATTATGTTGCGTTTGCTTAACTTACAgggaatttttttagtttatacAGATTTCAGAGCATATGCCTGAAACTTGAACAATGAAGGGCACATTCATTACTTTTTTAAGGGTTTAGCTCCAGCAACCATGACATAATTGATTGGAGCTCAGATTTTGCATCCAAACTATCTTGCGACTTTTGACCTGCCATGAGGCATAAGCCTGGTTGTACAGGAAGCATGAGTCATTCGCATCGTGTATTTGTGATGCCCTGGTGGTTATTAGATAAAAAAGTCTCCAGAGATGCTGTCGTCAAGAGGTAACGAATCAGTGTACCGATGGAGATGCGAGCTAGCTTACGCTTTTGGGTATTCCCAACATCATTGACCGGAGCAGAAAAAGGCGAATTCTTTATGTTCTGCGCATCACCTCCTACATTCGCTATTCTATTGGCCATGATTCAacgcgatgatgatgatgaatggcTCTTGAAACCAAGAAGCGTCACCCTAAATAAtatgatcaatttattttcGTTAATGGCTGCTCAGCATACATCTCTAAATACTTCACAGAAAAAGCAGGTGCATTGCCCATCTCTGAGAGAGACTGAAAAATGTTTACACTTAATTCATTTGCGATGCCAAAAAAATTGGGAATAGAGAAGGCCTTACAAGTAAAAAAGCATTGCCCATTCTGTAATAGAACAGGCCCCCAAATTCGAGGGCGTTAAATATACACTCGCAGCTACACATCCCGCACTCATTAGAAGACGTACGCCCGTATAGCCCTTCCCTCTCACCAAGTAAACGACCACAGCTAGCAATCTCTCCAAACCTTCATCCTCAAGCACTTCTCGGCTAACTTGGGGTGCCATGCAAAATCCCTTGATACTAACTTTTGTACAGAGATTTCCATTGGCAATGGAGCGGAGTACAGAGGCAGTCATCATGGTTGGCTCGGTTTATCTTGAGTAACCAAAATACGTAACCTGTCTCGTGCTCCCTCCTCTTTTAACACCCAAAAGCTCCAGAATGGATCTATATCTTCCTCAAATTCCAATAACCAGATGGGCTCGGCAAGTTTTGAGAGCCCATGCTTGCAGTTCTTAACAGCCTTCTGAACTCCGATAAACTTATTTTCCCATCTTTGTTGACGACGTCGGCTTCCTCTAGCAGAGGACTGAGGGAGCCTTTCAAACCTGTCTGCTGAAAAGGGCATGGGAGCATCATGTCAAGGTTACACGTTAACATGCTTAACCATTTCTTTGTACCAAGCAACATAAAAAGCCTGCGCCACTACTTTGTGCAGAATATACAACAAGAGGCAATACATTCGGCTAGTATTTTCAGATGAGACAATAACCAAATTATCAAGGTCACAAGCTGAACAGTTTCTTTATGTGAAGCTGCAACAGAAAGTAGCTATGCTACTAGTTTGTGCCCAATATGCAAAAAGACAGACGACTTATCCCAACTTTTGGGAATTTTGCAAGAAACAAACTTCAAGCTCCCAAGAGACAGGGTCAAAATTCAGTTACAAATTAAAACAAATACATTTAGCCCTGTCTACGTAATTTAATTTTCACTCTACCCATACCCATAGTGACAAATGAGAACTAGAGGGCAAATGAATGTGGAAGGGATGAATAAATGAAGATAGTCAAAATTACCAGTCGAAGTTCTTCTGGGGTTATATAACCATCACGATCaatgtcaaatttttcaaaaagcggCCTGTGACCGCAGCTGCCACTTCTCTGGGTCATGTTCCTCCATTCGATGCACATGAAGAGTAGCTGCAACAAACTCAGTAAAATCCACTTAGCTCATCCGTGTTGCTATCGATCTacatgaaggaaaaataaaagagattctTATGCACCATTCAGGACTCATGTTTGTGCAAAATCTATAAGCTTGGCAGTAGCTCATCTTATGAACGAAAAAATCAGTCCAACATTTCTTGGCTAACAACACAAGCAAGTTTTCAAAATGATGAAACATGAAGCAAGAACTAAATGGAAGCTTCAAGCATCgaatatgaacaaaagagaatcaccaaaacaataaaagaagaaagtgaaactGACAGAAATGGTATTCCACAAAACCCACCAGaaaaacaaatctcaattgCTAATACACA
This genomic stretch from Eucalyptus grandis isolate ANBG69807.140 chromosome 3, ASM1654582v1, whole genome shotgun sequence harbors:
- the LOC104446618 gene encoding transcription factor bHLH121 isoform X2, translated to MDTIQVLKDLTTEVNKLKAECAALIEESRELMQEKNELTEEKSSLKSEVENLNVQYQQRMRVMYPWAAMDPSVVMGPAYSYPVPIPVTPGPIPMHSQLQPFPFFGNQNASAIPAPCSTFIPNSMPANPTFEQQSTQYASSSHVSNKKDSKSRSSDHQRGSIAEQDEDSNGMATDLELKMPGTSSQT
- the LOC104446618 gene encoding transcription factor bHLH121 isoform X1 — translated: MDTIQVLKDLTTEVNKLKAECAALIEESRELMQEKNELTEEKSSLKSEVENLNVQYQQRMRVMYPWAAMDPSVVMGPAYSYPVPIPVTPGPIPMHSQLQPFPFFGNQNASAIPAPCSTFIPNSMPANPTFEQQSTQYASSSHVSNKKDSKSRSSDHQRGSIAEQDEDSNGMATDLELKMPGTSSQQDLTSGEKKGKQTQRKEISILLMGARQASFPHLRLFQIVPPIVLVTTQSPVDEELSPENLNATIFFPFTGLTHFLVLS